In Anopheles ziemanni chromosome X, idAnoZiCoDA_A2_x.2, whole genome shotgun sequence, the genomic window AAGCTTTTCTTCCTTGTGTGTTCCATTGGAATGGATGGACTCTGCAACTGCTTAtctatttaaaacatttatataATTTTCGTTAATCGAAAGGATTTCTTCGTTTTCGAAAGGAAAGGGAATGGGAACAAGTTTGGGAAAAGACATTCTAATTGtattatttatgaaatattgGGCTTGAATATTACGGTGCTTAGCAGAAAGCTCTACTGTTATGTGGGCTTAGGAATTGGAAGCTTCCATCTACCGCACATTTCGCAGGCTTTTTCCTCAAGTAGCGAAGAAATGCTTCAAGCACTGTAGCTTTTTAGTACACGGTCCCTTTTCGTCGGGATCGGTCGCTACCTCAACCCTCCCGGTTCGTCCCTTTCTGCCCACCGATGCACCCTCCTGCCCCTGCACCGGCATGTTCATGTTCGATTCATGTTCTCtgtcccacacacacacacagacggtGCACGTCGCAATGCCGTCGTAATGCCCAAGGAGAATAAAACTAAACGGCCCGAACGTCATTCTTGTCAGTGGTGCGATCGTCGTCGATCGGTGCGAACGCCTGCCGAAAAAAAGGGTGGTTCTTGGTggtgaaacacatttttcccaCATTTGCGTTATCTGTTGGTGCAGTGTTGTGAGCCGTCGGGAGATAgttgtgttttaaaacaagAACGCGCATTGGCGCATTGGTGACAACGGCGTGTATCGCCCTCGTTTAGTTTCTGACCGTCGATAGttcttttgaacaaaaaaaaaaaaaacaggaaactaCATACAAAGGGATGGTGCCCTGAGCGCGCCCCGTCTTTCCTCGCCAATTTCCCGGACGAAGTGCTGCGAACAAATCAGGACGTTTCCGGCCAGCCCTCCCGGAAGAGACACATTCGCACGGGCGTACCATCGAAAGGCGCAGCGCTGACCGagcgccgtttttttttttgttttataatccAAAACTCCTGTTCGCAACTATTCCGTGGTCGGGAATTTTTCCGTGCGCTAGTGTGTGTTTGCgcgtagttttgttttttttttgttttttggttgttttatttctttttgcgcTGGATTTTACAACCCTCCAAAATTCGCCTGCGCGCGGaggaaagcaataaaattctAAAAGGAGGCCCCCGCCTGCAGAAAGTAAGTAGTTCTGGCTTTGAGTCGTGAGCGTCTGCGATTCTGGCGATACCCTGGCCCCGATCGTTTGCTTGCCATTTTTgccttttatttattgtaccTTCTTAACTCCTTTTTCCCCCTCCGATCCAACCCTCCCCACCTCCCCCACCGTCACCCAACATTGTTCGGTTTGGTGGtgggttattattatttttcgccTTGTCTTATTCCCTCTCGCCCAACCCCCTGGTTGCGTATCCCTTGCACCGGAACTGGTTGGAGGCTGCATTCGGGGGTGTGATTTTCGATATTTCGCTAATCGGAATCGCCATACCCGCCTGCCCCGCCTGCAACCGGGGTTTCTCGCGCATAAATCACCGCATTCGAATATCTCTCCGGGTGCGGACGACCGGAGCTCGCCGCTTGCCAGTTGCCATCTGACGGTGGGAACCTGGTGTGGAACCTTCCATCGCTTAAAGTGGACGACCGTGACACCACGGCAGCATCTGCGTTTGCCTCTGGTGCGATGGCGGCGGGTTCGAGCGAAATGCGAATCGGACCGTGGCGACAAGCCGTAAAGCGCAAGATTTAATTGAAAAGCCACTGAACACTTGATCCCGACCGACGAGCTGCTGTGGGAGGAAGCTAGGAAGCGTCACACGCACATCATCACGTTGAGAATCCAACCGATTGCACTGCCTCATTGATTGTGCACTAGGTTGGGGTTCACTTATTTTGAAGTAGTTTTAAATTGCACAATTCTTTGAAAACTTCGCTTTGGAGTCACTAAAACCGGTTCAGATCTAACCACACTGCTCTGAGATCTTGGTTTCGTTTAAATCTTAATGCCCCAAGGCGCGTAGCCTCAGAGATTCTTGGTGCGCGTAAAACGCGTGATCTAAAATCTATCTGAATCGCTTCTTCTAGATCACTTTCAGGACGCGCGCCTGTTGACGCTTCGTTGTTGTTAACCAAGGAAGATTGTCTCCAGCCCTTGACCACCTTTTTACAGACGTACAAATTGAATTCTACCTACCTAAATGATCCGCCTTCAGCGCGGGTAAGTGTCAGATCGTCAGAAGTCAATAAGTTACAATAACGAGGTGCGTCCGGGAAAATCCAACCTAACACTGGCAACCCGGGAAAATCCAGGGAAAAGGGCCAACCATAAAAGGATCGCGTCGAACGCGGCCGCCCTTTTGTATCTAGATGACTTCAACGATGTCAACCGTTTTAGAATCTGACACCCGAACTCTTGCAAAAGCGCGTTGCTAACTGATTCGTGTACCTtcccattttttcttctttacgtCATATAAAGAAACTCAAGTACTAGGCATGAActgaacaaaaaatacaacaacatCAACGGGCGTGATCTGGAAGAAGCTATTTTTACAGATTTTAGATCACAGATTTAAGATTACAGATTTTAGATCACAGATTACTGACGTGAGTGCGTTCACCGCGCTCCGTGTAGGTTCAGGCGAAAATTGGTGGAGTGGATAGACGGCTTCGAAAGGATTCTAACTGAAAACAGGCCCGTCGCGTCTCTTCCATAGGGTGAGAGTACCACAGAACAGCAGCAACGATGGCCATGAAGGAGCTCAGCTTTGGGCAGCGGAACGCGCTGGTGCTGCTGACAGCCGCGCTGGCCATATCCTTGGTACCGCCGGTGGTGCAGTCGCGCCAGGAGTACTACTACATGTACCAGGACCTGTACGACGACGACCTGTCGCTCTGGATCAACGAGCAGCAGGTGAAGATCTTCAGCGGCGTCGCGATGAAGATCTACGCCATCGACAATGGGCGTGTATCGCCGCACATCCGTGATCCCAACTTCAGCCAGTACCTGCCGGTGATCCCCTCCGAGGTGAGCTGCGTCAACTTCACGTGGAAGGCGGGCTCGAAGAAGTACTACTACAACTTCGACCGGCTGATGTCGGTGGACGAGAACATTCTGAAGCCGCCGACGATCTCGATCAAAACGTCCGGCCGCGTGCCGAAGAATGCCAAGGGTGAGCCGCGGGAATACGGACGAtgcctgggggggggggggacaatCTTTTAGAGCTCCACGCAGAGGATGACTACTGACCGGGTTCTCTACCCTTTCCATTCCCATCTCTCTCTCCGAACAGAGTTCAGTGTGATTCTGCCATGCTCCGGTAATGTATCGGGCATCGCAATGTTTAGCATTGGACTCCTGATCCAAACGCGGAAAGGCAAACCGGTCCCCGGGACGCCTCTCCGCATCAAACTGCGTAAGGAATGTGCACATAGAGGTGTGTATGAAAGAACTTCTACTCTAACATCTTCTTCGCAAGGTAGCGTatgccttttttgttgtatttgcctatttttctgtttttctgttaTCTCTGTTGTACTGTACCCGTACTCTAACCCTCCGTTCCCACGTTGGCTCCCGACTCACACACAGTACTCCCCTTCGATCCTCAATCGTTCCCGTAGCTGTACCCTCAACATCCGCACCATCCGTCCGAGGTCCTTCACTACGACTCCATGCGGCTTATGTACCCCGCAAGCGCCTTGGTTTCTGGTTGGTTTACATGGGACTGAACATACATGCCCCGCGTCGTGCAGACTGCcaatattttcgttttttagaCTGAAAAATGGTCAGTTCCCGGGAACAACAGTTGGTATCCCATCATTTTGGCAGTTGCTTTGCTAACCCTAGCAGCAATAATTGGTTATATTAGCCTAACACCGTCGGTTCATACCGTAACGTAACGTATTCAATCGATCAACGAGCGTTACCACGGTTAAACGATGATGTTAAGCCAATCTCGTCGATTGACGCTGTAGGGGAAGACACAGTGGGGACATAGGGTGGGTAAAGGACACAGGACAGGACGCAggttttgctttgattttcGGCAGCTGCACATTCCATTCCGCGCGAAACTAAAGGGATTCCGACGCCCGTGTGTGTGCGCCCAATTGAATCAGGTCCTATCTCCGGCAGCTGTGCGCAGTTAGTTGGGTCGAGCTCGGACCCAGGTCCATCTCGATGAAACACGCAGGTATCGAAACGCCTTCGTCTTCTCCAGTCATTTTGCTGCAGGGGGAGAAGTGTACCTTGGCCGGTACGCGCGGGGATTCCCTGCTCTCATGTCCAACGCCTGGCAGAATAATTCTCACCACTCGGAGGACTCGGATATCTTCAAACCCAGCATGCCCCCTCTTCCGAAGCCCGCCCGATCTCCTGCTTTCCGTCATTATTTTGCTCAGTTTTTGATGGCTTCCGCTTCATGTGTAGCATTAGCGCAATTAGGTACGCCTTGACGGCTACGCACAGACCGCCGCTTGTAGGTAATTGCCATTTGGTTTGCTTGATCCTTTTTAGAGCTTGCCTGCCTTTACTGCTTGATACGTGTGTTGCCCACTTCCTCTTCCTGCTGCATTTGGAAATGCACCGGAAATATCCTTTACAGTGCGCTTTTCTTTAATATTTTGCTTTCAGcttaaacataaacacattCCGCTTTGTTGTGCACTTCGAAGAGAAAATGGGGACGAACGAATCCTcgtccccctccctcctcccccaccccaAAAGTATTCCCCCCCGCGAACCGAGTATACAACATTCGACACGGCAGCATTTCGGAACCGCAGatacacaaatacacaaacacacacacacacacccacacaccccGGACTACCTTCGCAAAATTATGTTTAGAAAATGTATTTCTTTGCTTTTCGCGATGATAGCGATTACTCAAAATTCCCTTTACGTCCACTTTTGGCCACCGAACAAAACGCGTGTAGGACCAGTGTGCGCGCGAACCCATTATCGCCGGAAATGCTGCCAGGCGCGAACATTGTGTTGTTGCTGGCGCGGCTTCGGACTGCTGCACACAGCGCTGTATTGTTTTCGTCTCGAACTTTCCTTCCCATCGGCCAGCTTTTCGGGGGGacaatttccattttgttttcccctcgCCAAGTAAGTCAAGCTTTTTTCGGAACCTGCTAGCTGCTTGCtggaaccaaaaacaaaaataagaaaagcaAAATCGCCAAGccgaaccggaaccggaaagTTCGAACACGGTAGAAAGCTTCTCGCTTCcctccctctttttttttcgtttgtatgCGCATCTCAGGCAATGTAATGCTTGCAAACTTGGGTGTACTGTactcgggtttttttttttgaacggACCTCTATTATTGCTAAAATGCTTGCGCGCGAAAGCGTACGAAAACCGACCGTCGAGACCAGTTGTTTTGGGGGCCGGAAGTTGTAAGACCATCACCGTTGCCGTTGCTGCTCGTCCTAAAACCAATCTGTGTTTATCTGTTTCTCTTTGTGAAACCCCCGCCCATTCCACGCTCCCCCCCACTTCCCCGTGAAAAACGTGGTCTCAATATTGTCCCATTTTTCTGTGTgtaccaaccaaccaacccaacaccaccaccaccatcaccaccaattCCCGTCGTCAACATCCTGCAAACGaaccaaaaatgaaaaaccaaaccaaaaatcgaaacaaaacatgtttatcTATCCtgttgaaaatgcaaaatcaaaccgaaatcgaaaatcgaaaccgatgcacgcgcgcgcacacacaaaaacacacacaccaacgccGCGTGCTGTGATGATCGAATCGAaaacctttttaaaaaaatcaacgaaaaaacaaaaaacccaaaacacaaCCGCCCAATTCAACAACGAAAAGGACCGGATCCGGAGTGCGACAAAAAGTGCGCCAACAAGGGGGTTTGCAACGAGGACAAGATCTGCCAGTGCCCGGAGGGGTACATGGGCCAGTACTGCCAGACGGCCCTCTGCTACCCGCAGTGCATGAACGGGGGCAACTGCACCGCCCCCGGCACCTGCTCCTGCCCGCTCGGCTACCAGGGGCGCCACTGCGAGGGCGGTAAGAACCTGTTCTCAATCTCCTTTTCGTGCACCCACTCACGGCCAAAAAAACCCGCTTGCAGGAATCTGCGCCGAGAAGTGCCTGAACGGGGGCAAGTGCATCCAGAAGGACAAGTGCGAGTGCGCCAAGGGCTACTACGGGCTGCGCTGTGAGTTCTGTAAGTA contains:
- the LOC131291332 gene encoding protein shifted-like gives rise to the protein MKELSFGQRNALVLLTAALAISLVPPVVQSRQEYYYMYQDLYDDDLSLWINEQQVKIFSGVAMKIYAIDNGRVSPHIRDPNFSQYLPVIPSEVSCVNFTWKAGSKKYYYNFDRLMSVDENILKPPTISIKTSGRVPKNAKEFSVILPCSGNVSGIAMFSIGLLIQTRKGKPVPGTPLRIKLRKECAHRGVYERTSTLTSSSQGPDPECDKKCANKGVCNEDKICQCPEGYMGQYCQTALCYPQCMNGGNCTAPGTCSCPLGYQGRHCEGGICAEKCLNGGKCIQKDKCECAKGYYGLRCEFSKCVIPCLHDGKCRGVNKCRCKPGLSGDHCQIGRRQRSTCKRPCKHGICKPNHTCECDAGWYGRLCNQREKRRRNTKAPSTPGGTTAAVTDSSTIASAAPKHPKK